The sequence CAATCTCGGCGCTGGGGGCAGCCGTGGCTGCCTGGCCAGGGCTTGTTGCCGGGGGTGCGGTCGTTTCGGCGAGCCTGTCCGCCCTGTCCGCAGCGCTCGTGCTCTACAATACGTGGCCTGCTCGGCCGGACCTTGGCTGGCTCGGTTGGGCAGCGGCTCCGGGTGGGGTGGTGGCGGCCGCGTTGGGTAGCTACCTGGTGTTGCTCGAGGGGCACGGTTCGTGGTGGGGTCTCGAGGGTGCTTCGGCTGCCGCGCTGCTGCTGGCCGCCCGATTGTGGCTCGAGCGGCGCTGCAACAGGCCCGTGGCCCGGACGCTTGCCAGCGTAGTGGAACAGCTCCCGTCCACCGCGCGAGTTCCCGCCGTTGCGGGCATGGCTTCCAGCGACACCGAGCTCCGGCCGGTGCCCGCGGAGTCCTTGCGGACGGGTCAGGAGATCGTCGCACTCGAGGGTGACGTGGTAGCTGTGGACGGGGTGGTGAAGGCCGGCGGGGCGCTGGCTCTGCTTCACCCGGGAGCGAGCACTCCCGTGCCACGGAAGCAGGGCGACCCGCTCCTTGCAGGCGCTCGCATTGTATCGGGGGCGGTGCGGGTCATGGCGACTCGGGTCGGCCCGCAGCGAGCGCTCGTGCGGCCGCAGCGCTACGGCGATGGCGCAGCTCGCGACGGCGCCGTCGTCGCCCAGCGCGCGTACCAATTGGCGAGGTGGGGAGGGGCGCTCGTATGGCTTGCAGCGGCGAGCATATGGCTGGTCGTTGAACCCGCTGGTTTCAGCACGCCCCTTTGCAGCGCCGCCGCCGTACTGATAGCCGCGCCGCTTTCGGCGCTTCGCTCCGGAACATCGGTATCGCTGGTTGCAGCCGGTGCCGCGGCTGGCCTGCGAGGCATCGTGTTTCAAGACGCCAGAGCGCTCGAACGCGCAGGGCTCGTGTCCGTGGCTGCGATCTTCCCTCACGGCACCTTGACCAAGGGAAAGCCCGAGGTGGCCGAGCTGCTAGCGCTGCACGGGGCCGACGCCGACGAGATCGTCGCGCTCGCGGCCGCAGCCGAGGCAGAGGCGAGGGGGCAGCCTATTGCCATGGCGATCTTACGCTTCGCCGAGCGTCGCGGCGTCACGCCTACCGCAGTACGACGCGTAAACGTCCTGCCTGGGCGGGGTCTCACCGCGCTTGCGCCCGGTGGTGAGGAGCTCATCGTGGGCAATCGCCGCTTGCTGCTCGACGAGGGAGTCAGCGTCGCCATGGCAGATGCCGAGGCGGTCCGATTCGAAGCGAGCGGCGACACTTCGCTCTTCGTCGCGCTGGGCGGCCAACTTCGCGCAGTGCTGAGTTTGCACGATCCGGTACGGCCCGGGGCTCGCGCGGCCATCCAGCGCATGTTGGACCTGGGCATCGAGGTGGTGTTGCTGTCCGGTGATCAGCGAGGCACGGTCGAAGCCCTTGGCAGGGGGCTGGACGTAGCCCACGTCAAGGCAGAGCTGCTTCCCGAAGAGCGCGCCCAGGAAGTAACCAGGCTCGGAAGCACTGGGGATCGGGTGGCGGCGTTCGGCCATCCGGGCACGGACGATGCCGCGCTGGCGGCAGCGGAGGTTCCCATCGTGCTGGGCGCGGCGGGCGGGGCGGCAGGCGAGCACGCTATCGCGCTGGTCAGCACCGACTTCAGGGACGCTGCTGCGGCCCTGTGGATCGCGCGTCTTGCTAGAAACGAGGCGCAGCGCGCCGTACGTACAGCGCTCGGGAGTTTCGTCCTGGCTCTGACGGCTGCCGGTGTCGGAGTGCTCACACCTGCTGCGGCCGCATTGCTCGCGGCGCTAACCGATACGCATGCCGCGCGCGTGGGCGCCAGGCTGCTCGGGCGCGTGGCGCTCAGGTTGCCTGCGCCCAGCTGAGCGCGCTAGCCTGCACCGGTCACCAACTTCGAGCCCGATCGGTCGATGTGCCCGTGATAGCGGCCGATCGGCAGTCGAAGCGCCGGAGGCATAGTCGACACTATGTTGAGGACGCTGAGACGAGGACGCGGCTGTTTGCGCGGGCGGATCGGCCGATTGGGCCGGAGGCTGGTGACCGATGCGGGCAAGAGGTCCGGCAGGTTTCAGAAGGGCACTCGGCAGGAGCGTCGGAGATGAGCGACAAACCATGGGGTGGGCGTTTCACCAGCGACCTGGCGCAGAGCGCCGCGCGTTTCAGCGCCAGCGTGGATGTGGACCGGCGCCTCGCGCAGCACGATATTCGCGGTTCCATAGCTCACGCTCGCATGCTCGGTGCGCGGAACATAGTGAGCCAGCAAGATGCGGATCGCATGATCCAGGGTCTCGAGGAGCTTGCCTGCGAGGCGCAACAGGATCGCCTTGTGTGGGATCCGGCGCATGAGGACGTGCACATGAACGTCGAAGCAGCCTTGACCGCGCGCATTGGCTCGGCGGGTGCGCGATTGCACACCGGACGTAGTCGCAACGACCAGGTGGCTACCGATCTACGGCTGTGGTCGCGCCAGGCCTGTGAGGGCAGCGCGCTCCGAATAGACCAGCTGCTGTGCGTGATTGCTCGCCGTGCGGGCGACACGCTCGACGTCCTGCTTCCCGGCTACACCCACCTGCAGCGCGCGCAGCCCATCCGCCTCGCGCATCACCTTCTCGCCTGGGCCGAGATGTTGAGCCGCGACCGCTCGCGCCTGCTGGACGCGGCGCGCCGCATGGATGCCTCGCCCTTGGGATCGGGCGCGTTGGCGGGCACATCGTTCGGACTCGACCGAGAGCAGACGGCCAAAGAGCTCGGATTTGGCGAGGTGAGCCACAATTCGTTGGATGCCGTGGGCGACCGGGATTTCCTGATCGAAGCGACGGCGGCGCTCGCCATCTGTGCGGTGCATCTGTCTCGTATCGGCGAGGAGCTCGTCGTATGGAGCAGTCAGGAGTTTGGTTTCGTGCAGATGAGCGACGCGTTCACGACCGGCTCTTCGATGATGCCTCAGAAGAAGAACCCGGATATCGCCGAGCTGGTGCGCGGCAAGTGTGGCCGCGTGGTGGGTGATCTCGTGGCTCTGCTCGTCTTGATGAAGGGACTTCCGCTCGCCTACAATCGTGATCTGCAGGAAGACAAACCGCCGGTGTTCGACGCTTTCGACACGGTGGATGCATGCCTAAAAGTCCTGGCTGGTGCCTTGGCCGGCGCACAGTTCGATGCGAACCGGATGCGCCAAGCCGCTGAAGACGGCTGGCTGCTCGCCACGGATCTGGCCGACCACTTGGCCGCCAAGGGCGTGCCCTTCAGAGAGTCGCATCGGATAGTTGGGCGCCTGGTGGCGCGTGCTCAGGCGAGCGGCCGGCAGCTCGACGAGCTGTCTGTTGCGGAGCTCGAGGCCGAGCACGCGGGTTTCGCCGAAGACGTCCGCGAGGTGCTCGACGTCGAAGCGGCCGTGGAACGCAGAGCGCAGACCGGCGGCCCGGCGCGCGCACGGGTGCACGACGAGATCGAGGCCCTCGCCCGGCGCTTGCGGGCGCGCGGACTCGATCCGGAGCGCGTTGCGGCGTCGTTCGGGGTCACGACAGCCGTGGCGACCGGCCCGGCGCGTGAATAGGCCCGCTCAGCGGCTCGACGAGCGCTTCTTCGCCTACCGTGGCGGCTCGCTGTGCGCGGAAGCGGTGCCGTTCGATGAGCTTGCGCGCCGCTTCGGTACCCCGAGCTATGTCTACAGCGGCGCCGCCATGGACGACGCCTATGCGGCCATTGATGCTGCGCTCGAGACGACGCCGCACCTGGTGGCTTACGCCGTCAAGGCGAACGGCAACCTGTCGATCCTGAGGCGTCTCGGGCGCGCCGGTTGTGGGATGGACATCGTCTCCGGGGGAGAGCTCGCCCGGGTCCTTGCGGCCGGCGTACCGGCTGCGCGTATCCTCTTCAGCGGTGTCGGCAAGACGGATACCGAGCTGCGAGCCGCCTTGCGCGCCGGGGTGCGTTCGATTCACGTGGAGAGCGCACCGGAGCTCGACGCGCTCGAAGGCGTTGCGCATGAGCTGGGAGCACGCGCTCCGGTTGCGCTCAGGGTCAATCCCAACGTGGACTCCGAGACCCACCCCTACATCGCGACCGGTCTGCACGACAACAAG comes from Pseudomonadota bacterium and encodes:
- a CDS encoding HAD-IC family P-type ATPase, with product MTKRLSRLPRDCPKGPEVPCAACGKPVDSLRAGAVLLLQDGFRYLCSAGCRQRYREGERWAGSAAGQVPEAASQAAAGPDDGAGPRASADRRSTEAPGTAGPRSTRKNVLSPGPAPGLAVGLKIMTPAGIWAAAISALGAAVAAWPGLVAGGAVVSASLSALSAALVLYNTWPARPDLGWLGWAAAPGGVVAAALGSYLVLLEGHGSWWGLEGASAAALLLAARLWLERRCNRPVARTLASVVEQLPSTARVPAVAGMASSDTELRPVPAESLRTGQEIVALEGDVVAVDGVVKAGGALALLHPGASTPVPRKQGDPLLAGARIVSGAVRVMATRVGPQRALVRPQRYGDGAARDGAVVAQRAYQLARWGGALVWLAAASIWLVVEPAGFSTPLCSAAAVLIAAPLSALRSGTSVSLVAAGAAAGLRGIVFQDARALERAGLVSVAAIFPHGTLTKGKPEVAELLALHGADADEIVALAAAAEAEARGQPIAMAILRFAERRGVTPTAVRRVNVLPGRGLTALAPGGEELIVGNRRLLLDEGVSVAMADAEAVRFEASGDTSLFVALGGQLRAVLSLHDPVRPGARAAIQRMLDLGIEVVLLSGDQRGTVEALGRGLDVAHVKAELLPEERAQEVTRLGSTGDRVAAFGHPGTDDAALAAAEVPIVLGAAGGAAGEHAIALVSTDFRDAAAALWIARLARNEAQRAVRTALGSFVLALTAAGVGVLTPAAAALLAALTDTHAARVGARLLGRVALRLPAPS
- the argH gene encoding argininosuccinate lyase, with the translated sequence MSDKPWGGRFTSDLAQSAARFSASVDVDRRLAQHDIRGSIAHARMLGARNIVSQQDADRMIQGLEELACEAQQDRLVWDPAHEDVHMNVEAALTARIGSAGARLHTGRSRNDQVATDLRLWSRQACEGSALRIDQLLCVIARRAGDTLDVLLPGYTHLQRAQPIRLAHHLLAWAEMLSRDRSRLLDAARRMDASPLGSGALAGTSFGLDREQTAKELGFGEVSHNSLDAVGDRDFLIEATAALAICAVHLSRIGEELVVWSSQEFGFVQMSDAFTTGSSMMPQKKNPDIAELVRGKCGRVVGDLVALLVLMKGLPLAYNRDLQEDKPPVFDAFDTVDACLKVLAGALAGAQFDANRMRQAAEDGWLLATDLADHLAAKGVPFRESHRIVGRLVARAQASGRQLDELSVAELEAEHAGFAEDVREVLDVEAAVERRAQTGGPARARVHDEIEALARRLRARGLDPERVAASFGVTTAVATGPARE